The genomic region CTAAATCGTTTTGGTCTAAGAGAAGAACATGAACGCCGGGTACTTCTTGGGCTTTTTCCAAAACCTGCTTATAAACCGAATGTGAAGCAGGGTCGTCCGACGCCTCGCCCCCGGCAAGCACTAAAATACAATTATATTCTTTAGCCACTTCCTGGTATACTTCAATAACTCCAAGCGGGTCTTTTAACACATCATAACGGCCTATTTGCAAAAGGATAGGTTTGCTTCTGGGTATATTATATTTTTCAAAAACGCTGTTTATATACTCTTCGGGAATTTCTTTATTTTTATCGGAAAGCGGGTCTATAGCCGGCATAATTGAAAATTTAGGTATTGAAAGATTACCCGAAAAACTTGGGAAAGAAAAAGCAGACACGTCAAACTTTTCAATATATCTTTTAAGAAAATGCCATAAAAATGGATTTGAATGAGAAACGTCTATATGGCAACGCCATATCGCCTTTTTAAAAACCTTGTTATCAATAGCCGTAAGCGCGGCGTGATCATTAGCATAAAGCAAATCGCACGGGTTTGAGGTCTGCTCTCTTATAAGCGGTTTAAAACTTAAAAAGAAATCAAGGTCCTCTTGTGTTATGTTTACCAAAGAGTTGCTAAGCCCTTCATAAAATTTTTTGGAAATATCCAAAAAAT from Elusimicrobium minutum Pei191 harbors:
- a CDS encoding glycosyltransferase, with protein sequence MKIDNYSHLVSPGEIEYIKKTGMTLKGKTANIVTTAAYGSGVSELVGNVLPFFQDFDIETKRINLNMPKDFLDISKKFYEGLSNSLVNITQEDLDFFLSFKPLIREQTSNPCDLLYANDHAALTAIDNKVFKKAIWRCHIDVSHSNPFLWHFLKRYIEKFDVSAFSFPSFSGNLSIPKFSIMPAIDPLSDKNKEIPEEYINSVFEKYNIPRSKPILLQIGRYDVLKDPLGVIEVYQEVAKEYNCILVLAGGEASDDPASHSVYKQVLEKAQEVPGVHVLLLDQNDLEINALQRGSTIVIQKSIRESFGLAITEALWKKKPVVASETGGIPLQIIEGLTGLFSVSNVTCVQQIKRLLKNPKLGEDLGLGGYEHVKENFLITRHVRDLMLMFSRVLETEV